TTTGATATACTGTGAGACCATCATTGCTTCGCGTTTTTGTCTAGCAACCTAAGGCGTAGGAGTGGAAGAGAGTGAGGTTTCCGTGATATGATCAATGGTCTTAATGGTCTAGTTGTCTAATCGAAATTGCTATGAAACACCGTTTTAGCGAAAATTAGCTAATGCCAGTGAGGAGTATGGATTCCGGAGGGCTGCCTCACCTCAAATTTCCCAACCTAACCGGTTGCCCGCTCATGGCTgaccaaacctaaaaaaaactCTACTAAGAGTAGTAATACAAGAGAGCTTGTACTCAATCCCACTAAACAGGCCATGCGGTTGATAGCACTCACTCCCGAAGCGATATCTCTAACCGTTTCAGAGATGGCTTTCCCAAAACCATAGCTAATTACTTACCACCACCTTATCTCTAATCTAATTATTGGCTCAATACGAATACATCTCTATAgttatctactttcctacATTATGCtctaaatgaaaaataataagctATACCTAACTTAACCTACGGGTACAAAATAcacaaacaacaataaatatacctaacctACATACTACAAATGCAAGGGGATGAGATTAGAagaatttcttagaaatttTACATGTGACTCAGTGAATAATGATATGgtgctagtaaatttgtatagaaatataatgaacatgtaaataaaagaataatacctggaataaaaatgtttaatttaactatGTAAGCCTTACATCTAATTATATTAGAGATAGTGGTGTTAGCCTTCATTaggttaggtatatttatttttgtttgtatatattataggttaggttaggtatagtttttttatttttcatttaggtagaggtatatttattttatttttcatagattAGGTTAATATAGGAAAGTAGATAACTATAGAGATGCATTCGTATTGAGCCAGTAATTAGATAAGGAGTGGGAATTTCGTGCAGGAAATATGAGCTATGCTATGGTTTAGGGAAAGCCATCTCTGAAACGGTTAGAGATATCGCTTCGGGAGTGCTATCGACCGGCCTGTTTAATGTGGATAgagtacaatttttattttttttataggtttGGTTAGTCATCAATTGTCAGCCAAGAGCGGTCAACCGGTTACATTGGGAAATTTGAGGTGAGGCAGTCCATGGGAATCCATTCTACTCCAGTGACATCGTTAGCATATAATATTGTACTAATTGAGACCATGTGCTTACAATGTAGCAGAAACTATTTTAGGTTCTTCCAGGATCCAAGTAAGCACGAATTTGTGCTTCAAAAAAAACTCTCCAACGAATTGCTATGGGTTAAAAAGCTGAgaattttcttcaaataattatcgACCTTTGTTCTATTTGAAAGGATTTTGTGTTAGGAACTTCGTTGGACTTActatcttataatatttttactcatGCTTGAGTATACAttacaacacaaaaaaatatatacaaaaagtatagtatacaaaaatttattttgtaaatacaaagtgattacaataatttatactcCTATAAAGTCAGAATAGTAAACAGTAGTTTGCAAAACTGTTGCATGATGAGGGGTATTAAAATACGAGTGTGTGTTTTAAAGCCGTTATAGCCTAGAAGTTTTAATAGTATCAGCATCACACGCGTGTTTGAATACGTAATTAGATGCAGTTTTATACTGtacattaatttatcttatctCTGGGGATCTCGTAGGCAGTTAGAAAGTTTCCAAAAAGAGGGAACTTGTTAAACGTAAAATTCTAATATCGTTTATAAAATACGTAggtatatacttttatttacttagcTAGGTTTTTCTATCGTGACATTTAAATGTTACAGGAAACCAAATactcattatttaatattagatgtttttaaaataaatgtcacgTAATTAAATGTAACGAAAGGAATGGCgtggaataaaaattaatactgTTTAACTACACACCTTGTATGCGCTGTGCGTATTTTTACTATCtgtaactgtttttttttaatgacagCGAGCTGTCATTGTCACAATTGTAAATTGAGAAAGGGAAGTAATCTATGGTAATTTTCGATTCTCATCAGcgacattatttttgttggcttcgaattatatttaattttaaaatactattatattagCGAATAAAAATGGAGCCAGTAAGAGAAAAGGCTTTTCAAGATTATCGAAAGAAGCTAATGGAACATAAAGAAGTTGAGTCGAGGCTTAAAGATAGTAAGTATTATGGTCCAAACTTATCAATTTATGCCGAATCATCTCATAGGATTTGTTGATGATTTTACTAAAGACTACAATAGTgcgttataaataattataagacgtTGTTGTAGCACCagatattctatatatttctaCAAACTGTGCTAAGGTCTTATATAGATTTCCTTTAAcataatagttattaagaaaattaactttGATATAATCTGCACCCACAATAAAGGtggttatattttatgtatttgaaaCCCATgtaactgatattttttttaatttcagtgcGAGAACAGTTAAAAGATTTAACGAAACAGTATGATAAGAGTGAAAATGATCTCAAAGCCCTTCAGAGTGTGGGTCAAATTGTTGGTGAAGTGTTGAAGCAACTTACTGAAGAAAAGTGTAAGAAATACTTTGTTgcaatgcaatatttttttttatgggtTTTGACTCTGGATCTGGATGGATCTgaagaataaatatatctataatatagaattatggaataaatataaaaattaaattaatttagtattatttaatttcagttatTGTAAAAGCAACAAATGGTCCCAGATATGTTGTGGGATGCAGGCGTCAATTGGACAAGAACAAGCTAAAGGGTGGTACTCGAGTTGCATTAGATATGACTACTCTCACCATCATGCGTCATTTACCAAGAGAGGTATGTTTTTTACTTATAGTGATGTAGTTTaagacaaagaaaatattatacctTAAACACTTTCATGGGTTAGATGAATCAAACAATTTTCCCAACAATTCaggatataaattaattgtgctgtatcagtttcatgaaTTCTGTGCTAATTTGAAGCCTTtatttttaacctttttttaattcaaaaaagatattaatctactttataatatactaataaataattatttgttataatttcagGTAGACCCTCTTGTATACAACATGAGCCATGAAGACCCAGGAGATGTCACCTACTCTGCTATAGGAGGCCTGCAAGAACAGATAAGACAGCTTCGAGAGGTTTGTGCGCTATTATTTGCAGCTTTTGTGTCTGCTGTTctgtgtataattattattacatttatcaaCAGAATCTGAGTCttttacaaagttttattctggtaatattgtttatttaattataactcatatttataaatctaaacttattaaaatggtgtaattaaaacaaagttgTGCTAGTAAATGgtgtaacatttataatatgacTCGAtcaatatttgtgttttggaTTTGTCTTTCTGGCAtggcaattttataaaaaaattatcttaataattttaaaatcataaatctgTTCATTCATTAACTGTTAGGTGGAACATAGTACAGTGGGTGAGCtagtgttaatattaaaacttaacaCACAATAATATGTTTCAGGTGATTGAGCTGCCTTTAATGAACCCTGAGCTATTTGTTCGTGTTGGTATAACTCCTCCAAAAGGTTGTCTCTTATATGGCCCTCCCGGAACTGGAAAGACCCTGCTTGCTAGAGCTGTTGCTTCACAGCTTGATGCTAACTTCTTAAAGGTAAGAAATTTTAGTAGTTCTTATTGGTGTCTTCTCTATAATTaggttatttaaaacattcagttacaattatttttatatatttttttaaataataataatcacaaTCCGTTTTatccatttaatttatataaccaCATCTTTATCTCAActcttctttttttttttaaatatattcatagtTTACAAATACACATTACAGGTAGTATCTTCAGCAATCGTTGACAAGTATATCGGCGAGTCAGCGCGTCTTATTCGTGAGATGTTTAACTACGCAAGAGACCATCAGCCTTGTATAATATTCATGGACGAAATAGATGCTATTGGTGAGATTTTCCTACTTATTATATGTGACGGTGCCACTAAGTCTAAGCCACTTAAAAGTAAGTGCTGACTGATGAGGCTTGCTTTTTAATGACTTAATATTCATTTCAAAAAGTTATTCCCAAAATATCAATGTTTATAGTAACATTAACTGACCGAATGGCAGTACATcaatttctaatatttaacagaaaaagtttgttttccatatttcttattattacagtatgcaagtatacattaattaacatgcaaatataacataattttggcatttttatttatgttcttATTCAAGTCTTCTATTTTAAACCTTGGACAAACACATTTCTGAAATGTATggtttttttactataagtTATTAGGCTTCTGTACCTACTCGATACAATTGGTTCGAAACAAAAATGGTGTTGCTAATTACTACTTCTAACAAGTAAATGAATGATATCAGTTCGTCGTGTTGTAGTTCGATGTGTAAAAATAACTTCTTATTAATTCCAGGTGGCAGACGTTTCTCTGAAGGTACGAGCGCTGACCGTGAAATCCAACGGACGCTCATGGAACTGCTGAACCAAATGGACGGTTTTGATTCCCTGGGAcaagtgaaaataattatggctacAAACCGACCAGACACGCTTGACCCCGCGTTGTTGAGGCCTGGACGTCTTGACAGGAAGATTGAGATACCGCTGCCAAATGAGCAAGCCAGGTCCATAGATtacctaatatttttattgaccaGTATTTATTGATTGATAAAGCTAGTCAACCCGTGTGTGCTTCATTTAGAACTTAGTGACATATCACATGGTATTTACATTGTTACTTTCTTTAAATCCATCATAAATCGCTAATTGCGTGATTTAAGACtatgtatgttaaattaaaaaaaatatcctataTTTAGGATAATGCAACGGTGCATTTTTATCCAACCAAGCACCGCTATCTTAATATCCTACGTGAGGTATTTTAAGTAACGAATTAATACGGATATAAGcgtaacaaaacaataaggAATAATTTAAAGTGGGTGGTGACACCCTGATAGGTATAATAAGACTCATCCTGAATTTGTTTCTTCGgtcagtattattttattgataaattggTGATCAGCCTAATGGCACATGTCGTCGATTTTTGGGCTTAGAGacatgccagtttcctcacgatgtttgccttcgacatagaaagaaagttacTTAGGTGCAACGCCTTGAGGGTCAGCTTAAGcttaagccactagaccaTTAGATCTagatcaaaattaataataactataatctAGCTTTTTATTCAGATCGACATAGGTACACACATAAACATAGATCATTATATTGAACTAGGTATtagaagattaaaaatatattctaatatttgGATCTTGCTTGATTTCTTGGAAAAGGCCTACTCAAACCTTTTCCATTTGTGTCTTTCTTGGGCCACTGGTCCACATCACTCCTGCCACTTGTGTGATGTCGTATTCCCATCTTTTTTGAGGTCTTCTTCTACTCCTTTTGCCTTCCCCTAGGGTACCGTGGAGTCACAATTTTACACCATTTGTCTTTTCTCTTATCATGTGGCCAGCCCGTggttaacattattaattagtttaacaCAACTTATTATTCAGACTGGAAATCCTGAAAATCCACGCGGCACCGATTGCTAAGCACGGCGAGATGGATTATGAGGCGGTCGTCAAACTATCGGACACATTTAACGGAGCCGACTTAAGAAATGTCTGTACTGAGGCTGGCTTGTTCGCAATCAGAGCTGAGAgagaatatattatacaggTAACCTTTATCAGTCTGTACTACGAAATGCAAGTCTCGGATTCAATTAAGATATTGGTTTCCCATTGgtaaaaaagtttgaaaaacTATAATAGATTTCGAAATTTATAGACTTCTTGCACatgaataatgtaattatttattttaaattatactttatttaagtaaaagattttcaatttaaatacttttaagtttttaagaaaCATGTTGATATAAATAGAGAGTCATAATCATACTATATTATAGTTTCATATAAGTTTTACACGAAGTCATTTAAATTGACACCAACAAGgttttacttattattgaggcacatttcattaaaacctctaattttgtttttaattcaataattattcatttaattacaGGAGGATTTAATGAAAGCAGTACGTAAGGTAGCAGATAACAAGAAACTTGAAAGCAAGTTGGATTACAAACCCgtctaattatatatttttacctgTATTTCTACTAATGtctttaattcaatatataaaatgtaattaaaaatgcctttgtta
This is a stretch of genomic DNA from Pieris brassicae chromosome 1, ilPieBrab1.1, whole genome shotgun sequence. It encodes these proteins:
- the LOC123707712 gene encoding 26S proteasome regulatory subunit 10B, which translates into the protein MEPVREKAFQDYRKKLMEHKEVESRLKDMREQLKDLTKQYDKSENDLKALQSVGQIVGEVLKQLTEEKFIVKATNGPRYVVGCRRQLDKNKLKGGTRVALDMTTLTIMRHLPREVDPLVYNMSHEDPGDVTYSAIGGLQEQIRQLREVIELPLMNPELFVRVGITPPKGCLLYGPPGTGKTLLARAVASQLDANFLKVVSSAIVDKYIGESARLIREMFNYARDHQPCIIFMDEIDAIGGRRFSEGTSADREIQRTLMELLNQMDGFDSLGQVKIIMATNRPDTLDPALLRPGRLDRKIEIPLPNEQARLEILKIHAAPIAKHGEMDYEAVVKLSDTFNGADLRNVCTEAGLFAIRAEREYIIQEDLMKAVRKVADNKKLESKLDYKPV